One region of Paucibacter aquatile genomic DNA includes:
- a CDS encoding PIN domain-containing protein: MKAVQARRVVLDLPLLLQALLCSDDAAQALRQAWQSGACVPLVNAEMAQALITALRFPRLALSEVQQQELLADFLPYAEVVGPPAQADRRRSREASHALELALSQHAKAELWLCSDPALRLRGQRLISRRQLPGLKGVSGEEFLAGLSSAGHDVTG, encoded by the coding sequence ATGAAAGCCGTGCAGGCCCGCCGCGTCGTCCTGGACCTGCCTCTGCTCCTGCAGGCCTTGTTGTGCAGCGATGACGCCGCTCAGGCGCTGCGTCAGGCTTGGCAGTCCGGGGCTTGTGTGCCCTTGGTCAATGCCGAGATGGCGCAGGCCTTGATCACGGCCTTGCGTTTTCCTCGCCTGGCGCTCAGCGAGGTCCAGCAGCAGGAGCTTTTGGCTGATTTCCTGCCCTACGCCGAGGTGGTGGGGCCACCCGCGCAAGCGGATCGGCGACGTTCGCGCGAGGCTTCGCACGCCCTGGAACTGGCCTTGTCGCAGCATGCCAAGGCCGAGCTGTGGTTGTGCAGTGACCCGGCTCTGAGATTGCGCGGCCAGCGCTTGATCAGCCGCCGTCAGCTCCCGGGTTTGAAGGGCGTGAGCGGCGAAGAGTTTCTCGCCGGCCTGTCATCTGCTGGACACGATGTAACGGGTTAG
- a CDS encoding cob(I)yrinic acid a,c-diamide adenosyltransferase, with product MANRLSNIATRTGDDGSTGLGDGSRVPKDHLRVQAMGDVDELNSNLGVLLAEPLPEDVRELLVTIQHELFNLGGELCMPGYELLKEGAVLRLDQALAHYNAALPRLKEFILPAGTRSAAIAHVCRTVARRAERAVVTLAASETINAAPRQYLNRLSDLLFVLARVLNRANLDGLGGDDIYWHSERLARLDQDETPSSDA from the coding sequence ATGGCCAATCGACTTTCCAATATTGCCACCCGCACCGGTGACGACGGCAGCACCGGCCTCGGCGATGGCAGCCGCGTGCCCAAGGATCACCTGCGCGTGCAGGCCATGGGCGATGTGGACGAGCTCAATTCCAACCTCGGGGTGCTGCTGGCCGAGCCCCTGCCCGAGGATGTGCGTGAGCTGCTGGTGACCATCCAGCACGAGCTGTTCAATCTCGGCGGCGAGCTGTGCATGCCCGGCTACGAGTTGCTCAAGGAAGGCGCCGTGCTGCGCCTGGACCAGGCCCTGGCCCATTACAACGCCGCCCTGCCCCGGCTCAAGGAGTTCATCCTGCCGGCCGGCACGCGCAGCGCCGCCATCGCTCACGTCTGCCGCACCGTGGCCCGCCGCGCCGAGCGCGCCGTGGTCACCCTGGCCGCCTCGGAGACCATCAACGCCGCGCCGCGCCAGTACCTGAACCGCCTGTCCGACCTGCTCTTCGTGCTGGCCCGCGTGCTCAACCGTGCCAACCTGGACGGCCTGGGCGGCGACGACATCTACTGGCACAGCGAGCGCCTGGCCCGCCTGGATCAGGACGAAACACCGAGCTCCGACGCCTGA
- a CDS encoding 3'-5' exonuclease, whose protein sequence is MSVFSKGVETVAVIDFETSGLGPGSGGRATEIAAVLVRGGQIVDRFQSLMHTGVWVPPFIEQLTGISNAMLDDAPPAAEVMRELAQFTRGCPLVAHNASFDRGFWQAEMAWAGCEPDPAHEFVCTVLLARRLYADAPNCKLGTLARHFQLPDSGRAHRALADASTTAHLLLRMKQDVAERFAADLGPLAVDHAVLSCLQRSSKTALKRAVQAHAKARLGAQALLLSA, encoded by the coding sequence ATGAGCGTGTTCAGCAAAGGCGTGGAGACGGTGGCCGTCATCGACTTTGAAACCTCGGGTCTGGGCCCTGGCAGTGGTGGCCGAGCCACCGAGATTGCCGCTGTGCTGGTACGGGGTGGTCAGATCGTCGATCGTTTTCAGAGCTTGATGCACACTGGCGTCTGGGTGCCTCCTTTCATCGAGCAACTCACTGGCATCAGCAACGCCATGCTGGACGACGCCCCGCCGGCGGCTGAGGTGATGCGCGAACTGGCCCAGTTCACCCGTGGCTGCCCTCTGGTGGCCCACAACGCCTCCTTCGATCGCGGCTTCTGGCAGGCGGAGATGGCTTGGGCGGGTTGCGAGCCGGATCCTGCACACGAGTTTGTCTGCACCGTGCTCCTGGCACGCCGTCTCTATGCCGATGCGCCCAACTGCAAGCTCGGCACCTTGGCGCGACATTTCCAACTGCCCGATTCGGGCCGGGCCCACCGTGCACTGGCCGATGCCAGCACCACGGCCCACCTGCTCTTGCGCATGAAGCAGGACGTGGCCGAGCGTTTCGCCGCGGATCTGGGGCCTTTGGCGGTGGACCATGCGGTCTTGTCCTGTCTGCAGCGCAGCAGCAAGACGGCCCTGAAGCGCGCCGTGCAAGCGCATGCCAAGGCCAGGCTGGGGGCGCAGGCCCTTCTTCTTTCGGCCTAG
- a CDS encoding GNAT family N-acetyltransferase: MSSIQVRPATLRDAKGIAEIHVAAWQDAYKGLLPDSVLDALSVQKRQAFWREAIDLCEPQVVVAHIDNELMGFVGFDRSRDKGTPSSTGEIWAMYVNPIHWDKGVGLALWDAARDGLQEEGCTKVTLWTYLRNERALRFFDLAGFKRELGSAKTTEVGGVRLEELRLHRSLV; encoded by the coding sequence ATGTCGAGTATTCAGGTTCGCCCCGCCACGCTGCGTGATGCCAAGGGCATTGCAGAAATCCATGTCGCGGCTTGGCAAGACGCCTACAAAGGTCTGCTGCCCGATTCCGTGCTGGACGCCCTGTCGGTGCAGAAGCGCCAAGCCTTCTGGCGCGAAGCGATCGATCTGTGCGAGCCCCAGGTGGTGGTGGCTCATATCGACAACGAGTTGATGGGCTTTGTCGGTTTCGACCGTTCGCGCGACAAGGGCACGCCTTCGAGCACCGGCGAGATCTGGGCCATGTATGTGAACCCCATCCATTGGGACAAGGGCGTGGGCTTGGCCTTGTGGGATGCGGCCCGCGATGGCCTGCAAGAAGAAGGCTGCACCAAGGTCACGCTGTGGACCTATCTGCGCAATGAACGTGCCTTGCGCTTCTTTGACCTGGCCGGCTTCAAGCGCGAGCTGGGCAGCGCCAAGACCACCGAAGTCGGTGGCGTTCGTCTGGAAGAACTGCGCTTGCATCGATCCCTGGTCTGA
- a CDS encoding 6-carboxytetrahydropterin synthase produces the protein MNTDTLYSASSGFESACQIPALPSGHRSRGLHGHSYFATIRAQLPAGWAPFPGAEVEELRRRLEACVAPLDHALLNQTIEQPTDENIARWIRLRLEHEFGVPGIQQVGIQSTQHSGVDLDVKGMAHVWRRYRFQAAHKLPNVPMGHKCGRMHGHGFEVIVHANQDLGERDISIDYDHLDEVWAPFHAELNYHCLNEIEGLSNPTSEVISAWLWARMKPLLPELSWLTVYETGSCGANFDGQNYRIWKELTLDSAIQLKAAPADSPLRAIHGHTYTLRLHLSAELDAVMGWTVDFGDVKTLFDPIFKAIDHRPLYEIADLPDGDTASLAAWVLGKARVDLPQLDRVDMYETRGCGSIVSVATAVDLIPV, from the coding sequence CCTGCATGGGCACAGCTATTTCGCCACCATCCGAGCCCAGCTGCCCGCGGGCTGGGCGCCGTTTCCAGGCGCCGAAGTGGAAGAACTGCGGCGCCGGCTGGAAGCCTGCGTGGCGCCGCTGGACCATGCCCTGCTGAACCAGACCATCGAACAACCCACCGACGAGAACATCGCCCGCTGGATCCGCCTGCGCCTGGAGCATGAGTTCGGCGTGCCCGGCATTCAGCAAGTGGGCATCCAGAGCACCCAGCACAGCGGGGTCGATCTGGACGTCAAGGGCATGGCCCATGTCTGGCGCCGCTACCGTTTTCAAGCGGCCCACAAACTGCCCAATGTGCCGATGGGCCACAAATGCGGCCGCATGCACGGCCATGGTTTCGAGGTGATCGTCCATGCCAACCAGGACCTGGGCGAGCGCGACATCAGCATCGACTACGACCATCTGGACGAGGTCTGGGCACCCTTCCATGCCGAGCTGAACTACCACTGCCTGAACGAGATCGAGGGCCTGAGCAACCCGACCAGCGAGGTGATCTCGGCCTGGCTGTGGGCGCGCATGAAGCCGCTGTTGCCCGAGCTGAGTTGGCTGACCGTCTACGAGACGGGCTCCTGCGGCGCCAACTTCGACGGCCAGAACTACCGCATCTGGAAAGAGCTGACCTTGGACAGCGCCATCCAGCTCAAGGCCGCGCCGGCCGACAGCCCGCTGCGCGCCATCCATGGCCACACCTACACCTTGCGCCTGCACCTGAGCGCCGAGCTCGATGCGGTGATGGGCTGGACTGTGGACTTTGGCGATGTGAAGACCTTGTTCGACCCCATCTTCAAGGCCATCGACCACCGGCCGCTCTACGAGATTGCCGATCTACCCGATGGCGATACCGCCAGCCTGGCGGCCTGGGTGCTGGGCAAGGCCCGGGTCGACCTGCCGCAGCTGGACCGTGTGGACATGTACGAGACCCGCGGCTGCGGTTCCATCGTCAGCGTGGCCACCGCAGTGGACCTGATCCCGGTCTGA
- a CDS encoding OmpP1/FadL family transporter translates to MKFKLSALGMAVIGGLCAQSALASGYHFGSQSASAQGTANANTAEASDASVLFYNPAGMTRLDGTQASGVLNVVLPKGTFEDQGSITSFGLPTKGGNGGKFVHTTAVPHAYLTHKLNADTSIGMAFFVPFGSKSEYDKDWAGRYNSIGTELKTIALNPSIAFKVNEKLSVGAGLTAQYIEGNLAKGADFGSGALALIIEQQVAANSAPGVPVDMVRAAVINRLGGLIKAASGNPLYSGGVEVEGKDWGLGFNLGLMYSPNQDTRFGIAYRSKIAHKLKGEAVWNVATPAANLATLLNGALPGAGTTVQQRLVGLYTNSDASLKVDTPESLSLSFFKQQDKLAVMGDVTLTRHSRFSELRIDFANNLPDSLTPENWINTIRGSFGLNYQWSDDLKLRAGIAYDQSPVKATTRTPSIPDNDRTWISGGLNWKLDSKNSIDFALSFIRVAPSQIDMYDNGAQVNAAGSAVCNPSGNTSSCATIKGRYKLNSALLGLQYNRQF, encoded by the coding sequence ATGAAATTCAAGCTTTCCGCGCTTGGCATGGCCGTCATCGGCGGCCTGTGCGCCCAATCCGCCCTGGCCTCCGGCTACCACTTCGGCTCGCAATCGGCCTCGGCCCAAGGCACGGCGAACGCCAACACCGCGGAAGCTTCGGACGCTTCGGTGCTGTTCTACAACCCGGCCGGCATGACCCGCCTGGACGGCACGCAAGCCTCCGGTGTTCTCAACGTGGTCCTGCCCAAGGGCACGTTCGAAGACCAAGGCAGCATCACCAGCTTTGGCCTGCCCACCAAGGGTGGCAACGGCGGCAAGTTCGTGCACACCACCGCCGTGCCCCATGCCTACCTGACCCACAAGCTGAACGCAGACACCTCGATCGGCATGGCCTTCTTCGTGCCCTTCGGCTCCAAGAGCGAGTACGACAAAGACTGGGCCGGCCGCTACAACAGCATCGGTACCGAGCTCAAGACCATCGCCCTGAACCCCTCGATCGCCTTCAAGGTCAATGAAAAGCTGAGTGTGGGTGCAGGCCTGACCGCGCAGTACATCGAAGGCAATCTGGCCAAGGGTGCGGACTTCGGCTCCGGTGCACTGGCCCTGATCATCGAACAGCAGGTCGCGGCCAACTCTGCCCCCGGCGTGCCGGTCGATATGGTGCGTGCGGCCGTCATCAACCGCCTCGGTGGTCTGATCAAAGCCGCTTCCGGCAACCCGCTGTACTCCGGTGGCGTGGAAGTGGAAGGCAAGGATTGGGGCCTGGGCTTCAATCTGGGTCTGATGTATTCGCCCAACCAAGACACCCGTTTTGGCATCGCCTACCGCTCCAAGATTGCGCACAAGCTCAAGGGCGAAGCCGTCTGGAACGTGGCCACCCCGGCAGCCAACCTGGCCACGCTGCTGAACGGCGCCCTGCCCGGCGCTGGCACCACGGTGCAGCAACGTCTGGTCGGCCTCTACACCAACAGCGACGCCAGCCTGAAGGTCGACACGCCCGAGTCGCTGTCACTGTCCTTCTTCAAACAGCAGGACAAGTTGGCCGTGATGGGTGATGTGACCCTGACCCGCCACTCGCGTTTCAGCGAACTGCGCATCGATTTCGCCAACAACCTGCCGGATTCGCTGACCCCGGAGAACTGGATCAACACCATCCGCGGCTCCTTCGGTCTGAACTATCAGTGGAGCGACGACCTGAAGCTGCGCGCCGGCATCGCCTACGACCAAAGCCCGGTCAAGGCCACGACCCGCACCCCTTCGATTCCTGACAATGACCGCACCTGGATCTCCGGTGGCCTGAACTGGAAGCTGGACAGCAAGAACTCCATCGACTTCGCCCTGAGCTTCATCCGTGTGGCCCCGAGCCAGATCGATATGTACGACAACGGTGCCCAGGTCAACGCCGCGGGCTCCGCCGTCTGCAATCCGTCCGGCAACACCTCCAGCTGCGCCACCATCAAGGGCCGCTACAAGCTGAACTCGGCCCTGCTGGGTCTGCAGTACAACCGCCAGTTCTGA
- a CDS encoding AbrB/MazE/SpoVT family DNA-binding domain-containing protein produces the protein MLAKLTSKNQLTLPKSVTQPLGPVQYFEVHTQAGQIILTPVRIQRGDALRAKLAELDIDAKTIESALRWADKTIETPARKKAASGGKKPAAQKTVPVKKTLAKPLSAAKSIATRNAAAKTRKAAAVKTTETAKAAPKPRSATRKQASPKPVSAQKVFARTKAVKR, from the coding sequence GTGCTGGCCAAGCTGACTTCCAAGAATCAATTGACGCTTCCGAAAAGCGTGACCCAGCCCCTGGGACCCGTGCAGTACTTCGAGGTCCACACCCAAGCCGGCCAAATCATCCTGACCCCCGTGCGAATCCAGCGAGGCGACGCGCTGCGCGCCAAACTCGCCGAGCTCGACATCGACGCCAAAACCATCGAGTCCGCCCTGCGCTGGGCCGACAAAACCATCGAGACCCCGGCTCGAAAAAAAGCAGCCTCCGGAGGAAAAAAGCCTGCAGCTCAAAAAACGGTTCCGGTCAAAAAAACGCTGGCAAAACCATTGAGTGCCGCGAAATCGATCGCAACAAGAAACGCGGCGGCAAAAACACGCAAGGCGGCAGCGGTGAAAACCACTGAGACCGCGAAAGCAGCGCCCAAACCCCGCAGCGCCACCCGCAAGCAGGCGAGCCCCAAGCCGGTGTCGGCGCAAAAAGTCTTCGCGCGCACCAAGGCGGTGAAGCGGTGA
- the queE gene encoding 7-carboxy-7-deazaguanine synthase: MTYAVKEIFYTLQGEGAQAGRASVFCRFAGCNLWSGREEDRARAVCNFCDTDFVGTDGQGGGKFATAEALADAIASRWPADRPGKPYVVCTGGEPLLQLDTPLIEALHARGFEIAVETNGTQPAPEGLDWICVSPKADAELVLTRGHELKLVYPQPLARPERFAGLDFQHFFLQPLDSVLKTQHTREVVDYCMQHPQWRMSVQMHKVIGIE, translated from the coding sequence ATGACCTACGCCGTCAAAGAAATCTTCTACACCTTGCAAGGCGAGGGCGCACAAGCGGGCCGGGCCTCGGTGTTCTGCCGCTTCGCCGGCTGCAACCTCTGGAGCGGGCGCGAGGAAGACCGCGCGCGCGCCGTCTGCAACTTCTGCGACACCGATTTCGTCGGTACCGATGGCCAGGGCGGCGGCAAGTTCGCCACCGCCGAGGCCCTGGCCGACGCGATTGCCTCGCGCTGGCCCGCAGACCGGCCTGGAAAGCCTTATGTCGTCTGCACCGGGGGGGAGCCCCTGCTGCAGCTCGACACGCCTCTGATCGAAGCTCTGCATGCGCGCGGCTTCGAGATCGCCGTCGAGACCAACGGCACGCAGCCGGCGCCCGAAGGCCTGGACTGGATCTGCGTCAGCCCCAAGGCCGATGCCGAACTGGTGCTGACCCGCGGCCATGAGCTCAAGCTGGTCTACCCCCAGCCGCTGGCGCGGCCCGAACGTTTTGCAGGGCTGGACTTCCAGCATTTCTTCCTGCAGCCGCTGGACAGCGTGCTCAAGACCCAGCACACCCGCGAGGTGGTGGACTACTGCATGCAACACCCGCAATGGCGCATGTCGGTGCAGATGCACAAGGTCATCGGCATCGAGTGA
- a CDS encoding helix-turn-helix transcriptional regulator, translating into MDRTERFYKIEMMIRSRECVSFASLLETLEVSPATLKRDLQYLRERMDAPIEYDASANGYRFGQQWRGRQHELPGVWFSEKELHALLTMHQMLSSLDEEGILSRHLQPMFDKLTSMLGVDEAEAKELTQRIKLISTARRRVVAECFETVGSAVVKRQRLSMGYRSRSQGGRAGQLRRRTVSPQRLVHYRNTWYLDAWCHDSEGFRRFALDAMEGVELLSERAKAVPLKQLEAELDQGYGIFAGAQAQQAQLLFSAEAAQWVSKEEWHPSQRSEWLDDGRWRLEVPYVDATELLMDLLRHAGQVDVLGPASLRTAYAKRLRGAVDALAA; encoded by the coding sequence ATGGATCGCACCGAGCGTTTCTACAAGATCGAGATGATGATTCGCAGCCGCGAATGCGTCAGTTTTGCCAGCTTGCTGGAGACACTGGAGGTGTCACCGGCCACCTTGAAGCGTGATCTGCAGTACCTGCGTGAGCGCATGGACGCGCCCATCGAATACGACGCCAGCGCCAATGGCTACCGTTTCGGCCAGCAATGGCGGGGCCGCCAGCACGAGTTGCCAGGGGTCTGGTTCAGCGAGAAAGAGCTGCATGCCTTGCTGACCATGCACCAGATGCTGTCCAGCCTGGACGAAGAGGGCATCCTGAGCCGACATCTGCAACCCATGTTCGACAAGCTGACCAGCATGCTGGGTGTGGATGAGGCCGAGGCCAAGGAGCTGACCCAGCGCATCAAGCTGATCAGCACGGCCCGCCGCCGCGTGGTGGCCGAGTGTTTTGAGACCGTGGGCAGTGCCGTGGTCAAACGCCAGCGCCTGAGCATGGGCTATCGCAGCCGCAGCCAGGGTGGTCGGGCGGGGCAGCTGCGCCGCCGCACGGTGTCACCCCAGCGCCTGGTTCATTACCGCAACACCTGGTATCTCGATGCCTGGTGCCATGACAGCGAGGGCTTTCGCCGCTTTGCGCTCGATGCCATGGAGGGCGTTGAGTTGCTGTCAGAGCGCGCCAAGGCCGTGCCGCTCAAGCAGTTGGAGGCGGAGCTGGATCAGGGTTACGGCATATTTGCCGGCGCCCAGGCCCAGCAAGCCCAGCTGCTGTTCAGCGCCGAGGCCGCGCAATGGGTGAGCAAGGAGGAATGGCACCCGAGCCAGCGCAGTGAGTGGCTGGACGACGGGCGCTGGCGCCTGGAGGTGCCCTATGTCGATGCCACCGAGCTCTTGATGGACTTGTTGCGCCATGCCGGCCAGGTCGACGTCCTGGGGCCGGCCAGCTTGCGCACGGCGTATGCCAAGCGCTTGCGCGGGGCGGTCGATGCTTTGGCTGCCTGA
- a CDS encoding nucleotide pyrophosphohydrolase, translated as MDIQDLQKRLRSFAAERDWQPYQTPKNLAMALVVEAAELVEIFQWLTPEESQAIAQDPAKHQHLGEEIADVLLYLLQIADQSSVDIAAAVERKLALNAIKHPVPAKA; from the coding sequence ATGGACATCCAAGACCTGCAAAAGCGCTTGCGCAGCTTTGCTGCCGAACGCGACTGGCAGCCCTATCAAACCCCCAAGAACCTGGCCATGGCCCTGGTGGTGGAAGCCGCTGAGCTGGTGGAAATCTTTCAGTGGCTGACGCCCGAGGAATCCCAAGCCATTGCCCAAGACCCCGCCAAGCACCAGCATCTGGGCGAAGAGATCGCTGATGTCCTGCTCTACCTGCTGCAGATCGCCGACCAAAGTTCGGTGGATATCGCCGCCGCTGTCGAACGCAAGCTGGCCCTCAATGCCATCAAGCACCCGGTGCCCGCCAAAGCATGA
- a CDS encoding SGNH/GDSL hydrolase family protein, with protein MQQFQKLLVPLAAALALSACGGNGDPVPDAPAPAKITAVKVFGDSLADSGTFGFRFTVQGADTQIYPERIAASMGSSLCNYYAFTGTTFTTNSKPGCSNYAIGGGVINQTNASDPRGIVLQMITASLSGPYKASDLALIDGGGNDAADLVGAYLKAPTDKAAAFSTLLGTVLSASQVTTIVTGGAATMATGGATYMEALADKFADGIQSYVLGKGAQQVVVLNLPSITITPRFQRVLDGIALASGGGTAGATARAQSEALFKSWITAFNKRLESRFAGEARVAVADFYSMMNDQFADPAKYGLSNVKTPACPQTGTGADGLPTYTFPTCTQTALSASIPAGVSGGANWWKTYAFSDGFHPTPAGHQQIADLVNRSLAAKGWK; from the coding sequence ATGCAACAGTTTCAGAAGCTCCTCGTTCCGCTGGCTGCCGCCCTGGCCTTGAGTGCCTGCGGTGGCAATGGCGACCCGGTGCCCGACGCTCCCGCGCCGGCCAAGATCACGGCCGTCAAGGTCTTCGGTGACAGCCTGGCCGATTCCGGCACTTTTGGCTTCCGATTCACTGTGCAAGGCGCCGACACGCAGATCTATCCGGAACGCATTGCCGCCAGCATGGGCAGCAGCCTGTGCAATTACTACGCCTTCACCGGTACCACCTTCACCACCAACAGCAAGCCGGGTTGCAGCAACTACGCCATCGGTGGCGGTGTGATCAACCAGACCAATGCCTCCGATCCGCGCGGCATCGTGCTGCAGATGATCACCGCCTCTTTGTCCGGCCCCTACAAGGCTTCGGATCTGGCCCTGATCGATGGCGGTGGCAATGACGCCGCTGATCTGGTCGGCGCCTACCTCAAGGCTCCGACAGACAAGGCCGCTGCCTTCTCGACCCTGTTGGGCACGGTGCTGAGCGCCAGCCAGGTCACCACCATCGTGACCGGCGGTGCGGCCACCATGGCCACTGGCGGCGCCACTTACATGGAAGCCCTGGCCGACAAGTTTGCCGATGGCATTCAGAGCTATGTGCTGGGCAAGGGCGCGCAGCAGGTGGTCGTCCTGAACCTGCCCAGCATCACCATCACGCCGCGCTTCCAGCGCGTGCTGGATGGCATTGCCCTGGCCAGCGGTGGCGGCACCGCCGGTGCCACGGCTCGCGCTCAATCCGAAGCCTTGTTCAAGAGTTGGATCACGGCCTTCAACAAGCGTCTGGAGAGCCGCTTTGCCGGTGAAGCCCGGGTTGCCGTGGCCGACTTCTACAGCATGATGAACGACCAGTTCGCCGATCCGGCCAAGTACGGCCTCAGCAACGTCAAGACACCGGCCTGCCCGCAAACCGGCACCGGCGCCGATGGCCTGCCGACCTACACCTTCCCGACCTGCACGCAAACAGCGCTGTCGGCCAGCATCCCGGCCGGCGTCAGCGGTGGCGCCAACTGGTGGAAGACTTACGCTTTCTCGGATGGCTTCCATCCCACTCCGGCCGGTCATCAGCAGATCGCCGATCTGGTGAACCGCAGCCTGGCCGCCAAGGGCTGGAAGTAA